Proteins from a single region of Diaphorobacter limosus:
- a CDS encoding Maf family nucleotide pyrophosphatase has product MLQSPPPPCNLVLGSTSRYRRDLLGRLGLPFEVAAPAVDETPLPEESPHALALRLALAKARAVAALRPEAIVIGSDQVADLGGQPLGKPGNHERATAQLRRMSGQTVIFQTAVAVVCQAMGFEQVDLAPVQVRFRSLDDAEIERYLRAEQPYDCAGSAKSEGLGISLLDAIDSDDPTALIGLPLIRTCRMLRAAGLVLP; this is encoded by the coding sequence ATGCTGCAATCCCCTCCCCCGCCCTGCAACCTGGTATTGGGATCGACCTCGCGCTACCGGCGTGACCTGCTGGGCCGCCTGGGCCTGCCCTTCGAGGTGGCCGCCCCCGCGGTCGATGAAACCCCGCTGCCTGAAGAGTCACCGCACGCCCTGGCGCTGCGCCTGGCGTTGGCCAAGGCCAGGGCCGTTGCGGCACTGCGGCCCGAGGCCATCGTGATCGGCTCGGATCAGGTGGCCGACCTCGGCGGCCAGCCCCTGGGCAAGCCCGGCAACCACGAGCGCGCCACGGCCCAGTTGCGCCGCATGAGCGGCCAGACCGTGATCTTCCAGACCGCCGTGGCCGTGGTCTGCCAGGCCATGGGTTTCGAGCAGGTGGATCTGGCGCCGGTGCAGGTGCGCTTTCGCTCCTTGGACGACGCCGAGATCGAACGCTATCTGCGCGCCGAGCAGCCCTACGACTGCGCCGGCAGCGCCAAGAGCGAGGGCCTGGGCATCAGCCTGCTAGACGCCATAGACAGCGACGACCCCACGGCCCTGATCGGCCTGCCGCTGATACGCACCTGCCGCATGCTGCGCGCCGCCGGGCTGGTGCTGCCATGA
- a CDS encoding YceD family protein: protein MTKEHSPDRLDVKAFAKAGGHLSGHDTLLKYKRLAEEGKGLHPDLRVDWMADGELRTTHGMDGQVWLRLKASASLPLICQRCLHPVDVPLEVEREFRFVADEATAEALDSESEEDLLVLSREFNLHELIEDELIMVLPVVPRHKRCPSAVKLASSDEDFEQANAQKPNPFAALAGLHKDKPPAE from the coding sequence ATGACCAAGGAACATTCTCCCGACCGGCTGGACGTCAAGGCCTTTGCGAAGGCCGGCGGCCACCTGTCCGGTCATGACACCCTGCTCAAGTACAAGCGCCTGGCCGAAGAGGGCAAGGGCCTGCATCCCGACCTGCGCGTGGACTGGATGGCCGACGGCGAGTTGCGCACCACCCATGGCATGGACGGCCAGGTCTGGCTGCGCCTGAAGGCCAGCGCCAGCCTGCCCCTGATCTGCCAGCGCTGCCTGCACCCGGTGGACGTGCCGCTGGAAGTGGAGCGCGAGTTCCGTTTCGTGGCCGACGAGGCCACGGCCGAGGCTCTGGACAGCGAGAGTGAAGAAGACCTGCTGGTGCTGAGCCGTGAGTTCAACCTGCACGAACTCATAGAAGACGAACTCATCATGGTCTTGCCCGTGGTGCCGCGGCACAAGCGATGCCCGTCGGCGGTGAAGCTGGCATCGAGCGACGAGGACTTCGAGCAGGCCAATGCGCAAAAGCCCAATCCCTTCGCGGCCCTGGCCGGTTTGCACAAGGACAAGCCGCCAGCGGAGTGA
- the rpmF gene encoding 50S ribosomal protein L32 has translation MAVQQNKKSPSKRGMHRSHNALTVPGIAVEPTTGETHLRHHISPNGFYRGRQVLKNKSEA, from the coding sequence ATGGCTGTTCAGCAAAACAAGAAGTCCCCTTCCAAGCGCGGCATGCACCGTTCGCACAACGCCCTGACGGTGCCCGGCATTGCCGTGGAACCCACCACCGGCGAAACCCATCTGCGTCACCACATCAGCCCCAACGGTTTCTATCGTGGTCGCCAGGTGCTGAAGAACAAGTCTGAAGCCTGA
- the plsX gene encoding phosphate acyltransferase PlsX, with protein sequence MTTLAVDCMGGDHGPGVTLVACRQFLDKHPEARLLLVGQPASLQAFTHERASVVAASEVVAMDDPVEVALRRKKDSSMRVAIQQVKDGAAQAAVSAGNTGALMAIARYLLKTLDGIDRPAIATQMPNAQGGATTVLDLGANVDCTAEHLLQFAVMGSALVSVLQEREEPLVGLLNIGEEVIKGSEEIKRAGELLRSAAGAGDLNFHGNVEGNDIFKGTVDIVVCDGFVGNVALKASEGVAAMIIGGLKQEFKRNIFTKLAAAVAYPVLSALMRRMDYRRYNGAALLGLRGLVFKSHGSADVLAFEQALNRAYDAARNNLLDRVRARVAHAAPLLATADQPRAS encoded by the coding sequence ATGACCACTCTGGCTGTTGATTGCATGGGGGGCGACCACGGCCCCGGTGTCACGCTTGTCGCGTGTCGCCAGTTTCTGGACAAACACCCCGAGGCGCGCCTGCTGCTGGTCGGGCAACCCGCAAGCCTGCAGGCGTTCACGCATGAGCGCGCCTCGGTGGTCGCGGCCTCGGAGGTCGTGGCCATGGATGATCCGGTCGAGGTGGCCCTGCGCCGCAAGAAGGATTCGTCGATGCGCGTGGCCATCCAGCAGGTCAAGGACGGTGCGGCGCAGGCTGCGGTGTCGGCTGGCAACACCGGCGCGCTGATGGCCATTGCACGCTACCTGCTCAAGACCCTGGACGGCATTGACCGCCCGGCCATTGCCACGCAGATGCCCAATGCCCAGGGCGGCGCCACCACGGTGCTGGATCTGGGCGCTAATGTCGATTGCACGGCCGAGCATTTGCTGCAGTTCGCCGTCATGGGCTCGGCCCTGGTGTCGGTGCTGCAGGAACGCGAGGAGCCGCTGGTCGGCCTGCTCAATATCGGTGAGGAAGTCATCAAGGGCAGCGAGGAGATCAAGCGGGCGGGCGAGCTGCTGCGCTCGGCAGCCGGCGCCGGTGATTTGAACTTTCACGGCAACGTCGAAGGCAACGATATCTTCAAGGGCACGGTGGACATTGTGGTCTGCGATGGCTTTGTCGGCAACGTGGCGCTCAAGGCCAGCGAAGGCGTGGCCGCGATGATCATTGGCGGGCTCAAGCAGGAGTTCAAGCGCAATATCTTCACCAAGCTGGCGGCGGCGGTGGCCTATCCGGTGCTGTCCGCCCTGATGCGGCGCATGGATTACCGCCGTTACAACGGCGCCGCTTTGCTGGGCCTGCGCGGCCTGGTGTTCAAGAGCCACGGCTCGGCCGACGTGCTGGCATTCGAGCAGGCTTTGAACCGGGCGTATGATGCGGCCCGCAACAACCTGCTAGACCGCGTCCGTGCGCGGGTTGCGCATGCGGCGCCCCTGCTGGCTACGGCAGACCAGCCGCGCGCATCCTGA
- a CDS encoding beta-ketoacyl-ACP synthase III has protein sequence MRRYSRIAGTGSYLPPRRVTNDDLVAQLAGQGIETSDEWIVERTGIHARHFAERDVSSSDLALQASLRALEAAGRQAQDIDLIIVATSTPDMVFPSTAAILQHKLGITNGCPVFDVQAVCSGFVYALTVADAMIRSGAANRVLVVGSEVFSRILDFNDRTTCVLFGDGAGAVVLEASDQPGILASQLHADGSHVGILCVPGNVYGGEVMGDPLLKMDGQAVFKLAVGVLEKAARATLDKAGLTEADIDWLIPHQANIRIMQSTARKLKLPMDKVVVTVAEHGNTSAASIPLALDHAVRAGQVKPGQTVLLEGVGGGFTWGAVLLKM, from the coding sequence ATGAGACGCTATTCCCGCATTGCCGGCACCGGCAGCTATCTGCCGCCGCGCCGCGTGACCAACGATGACCTGGTGGCCCAGCTGGCCGGGCAGGGCATAGAGACCTCTGATGAATGGATCGTGGAGCGTACGGGCATCCATGCGCGCCATTTCGCCGAACGCGACGTGAGCAGCAGCGACCTGGCGCTGCAGGCATCGCTGCGCGCACTGGAGGCCGCCGGCCGCCAGGCGCAGGACATCGATCTGATCATCGTCGCCACGTCCACGCCGGACATGGTTTTCCCCTCCACCGCAGCCATCCTGCAGCACAAGCTGGGCATTACCAATGGTTGCCCGGTGTTCGATGTGCAGGCCGTATGCAGCGGCTTTGTCTACGCGCTGACGGTGGCGGACGCGATGATCCGGTCCGGTGCCGCCAACCGCGTGCTGGTCGTGGGCTCCGAGGTGTTCAGCCGCATCCTTGATTTCAACGACCGCACCACCTGCGTGCTGTTTGGCGACGGCGCCGGCGCCGTGGTGCTGGAGGCTTCCGACCAGCCGGGCATCCTGGCCAGCCAGTTGCACGCCGACGGCAGCCATGTGGGCATTCTGTGTGTACCCGGCAATGTCTATGGCGGCGAGGTAATGGGCGATCCGCTCCTCAAGATGGATGGTCAGGCCGTGTTCAAGCTGGCCGTGGGCGTGCTTGAAAAGGCTGCCCGCGCCACGCTGGACAAGGCTGGCCTGACGGAGGCCGACATCGATTGGCTGATTCCGCACCAGGCGAATATCCGCATCATGCAAAGCACGGCGCGCAAGTTGAAGCTGCCCATGGACAAAGTTGTTGTCACGGTGGCTGAGCATGGCAATACCTCGGCGGCCTCGATCCCGCTGGCGCTGGATCACGCCGTGCGCGCGGGCCAGGTCAAGCCGGGGCAGACGGTGCTGCTCGAGGGCGTCGGCGGTGGTTTCACCTGGGGTGCGGTACTCCTTAAAATGTAG
- the fabD gene encoding ACP S-malonyltransferase: protein MAQSFAFVFPGQGSQAVGMLDAWGEHPVVAETLREASDALGEDVGALIHAGPKEALALTTNTQPVMLVAGVAAWRVWRAEGGALPAFVAGHSLGEYSALVASGVLTLSQAAPLVRLRAAAMQEAVPVGAGAMAAILGMDAAKVIAGCAEATAGFGAGSPEVVEAVNFNDPAQTVIAGSKAGVDKACELLKAAGAKRALPLPVSAPFHSSLMKPAAEKLRVALAALELAAPQIPVLNNVDVAVQQDPDAIRDALYRQAFGPVRWVECVQALKARGVTHVIECGPGKVLAGMTKRIDPELVGAPLYDPATLAEIKELLA, encoded by the coding sequence ATGGCTCAATCTTTTGCATTTGTCTTTCCCGGCCAGGGCTCCCAGGCCGTGGGCATGCTCGACGCCTGGGGCGAGCACCCTGTGGTGGCCGAGACGCTGCGCGAGGCCTCCGACGCATTGGGCGAGGATGTCGGCGCGCTGATCCACGCCGGTCCCAAGGAGGCCCTGGCGCTGACCACCAACACCCAGCCGGTGATGCTGGTGGCCGGCGTCGCCGCCTGGCGCGTGTGGCGTGCCGAGGGCGGCGCGCTGCCTGCGTTCGTGGCCGGGCATTCGTTGGGTGAGTATTCGGCGCTCGTCGCTTCGGGCGTGTTGACTCTGTCGCAGGCCGCGCCCCTGGTGCGCCTGCGTGCCGCAGCCATGCAGGAGGCCGTGCCCGTGGGAGCGGGCGCCATGGCCGCCATTCTGGGCATGGATGCCGCCAAGGTCATTGCTGGCTGCGCCGAGGCCACGGCCGGCTTTGGTGCCGGATCGCCCGAGGTGGTGGAGGCCGTGAACTTCAACGACCCGGCGCAGACCGTGATCGCCGGCAGCAAGGCCGGCGTGGACAAGGCCTGCGAGCTGCTCAAGGCGGCAGGCGCCAAGCGCGCCCTGCCGTTGCCCGTGTCGGCGCCGTTTCACTCCAGCCTGATGAAGCCAGCAGCCGAAAAACTGCGCGTGGCGCTTGCCGCGCTGGAACTGGCCGCGCCGCAGATTCCCGTGCTGAACAACGTGGACGTGGCCGTGCAGCAGGACCCTGATGCCATTCGCGATGCCCTGTACCGCCAGGCCTTCGGCCCTGTGCGCTGGGTCGAATGCGTGCAGGCCCTGAAGGCGCGCGGCGTCACCCATGTGATCGAATGCGGGCCTGGCAAGGTGCTGGCCGGCATGACCAAGCGTATAGACCCGGAGCTGGTCGGCGCCCCTCTGTACGACCCGGCCACGCTGGCCGAAATCAAGGAATTGCTGGCATGA
- the fabG gene encoding 3-oxoacyl-ACP reductase FabG, which yields MSESTQPQIALVTGATRGIGAAIATELAARGLRVIGTATSDDGAARISQALGPQGGKGVKLNVTDGAAVDALVDAIVKEYGGLHVLVNNAGITRDTLAMRMKDEDWDAVLDTNLKAVFRVSRAVIRPMMKQRFGRIISITSVVGASGNPGQANYAAAKAGVAGMTRALARELGSRGITVNCVAPGFIATDMTADLPEEQKKALKAQIAMGDLGQPSDIAHAVAYLASSGAGYVTGQELHVNGGMYM from the coding sequence ATGAGCGAGTCCACCCAACCCCAGATTGCGCTGGTCACCGGCGCCACGCGCGGCATTGGCGCCGCCATTGCCACTGAACTGGCAGCACGCGGCTTGCGCGTGATCGGCACGGCCACCTCCGACGATGGCGCGGCGCGCATCAGCCAGGCCCTGGGGCCCCAAGGCGGCAAGGGCGTGAAGCTCAACGTGACCGACGGTGCCGCCGTGGATGCGCTGGTGGATGCCATCGTGAAGGAATATGGAGGCCTGCATGTGCTGGTGAACAATGCCGGCATCACGCGCGACACCCTGGCCATGCGCATGAAGGATGAGGACTGGGACGCCGTGCTGGACACCAATCTCAAGGCGGTGTTCCGCGTCAGTCGTGCGGTCATCCGCCCGATGATGAAGCAGCGCTTCGGGCGCATCATCAGCATCACCAGCGTGGTCGGCGCCTCGGGCAACCCCGGCCAGGCCAACTACGCGGCGGCCAAGGCCGGCGTGGCCGGCATGACGCGCGCCCTGGCGCGCGAACTGGGCAGCCGCGGCATCACCGTGAACTGCGTGGCCCCCGGCTTCATTGCCACCGACATGACCGCCGACCTGCCCGAAGAGCAGAAGAAGGCTCTCAAGGCTCAGATCGCCATGGGTGACCTGGGCCAGCCCAGCGACATTGCACATGCCGTGGCCTATCTGGCTTCGAGCGGTGCCGGCTATGTGACGGGGCAGGAATTGCACGTCAATGGCGGCATGTACATGTAG
- the acpP gene encoding acyl carrier protein, with product MSDIEARVKKIIAEQLGVEESQVTNEKAFVADLGADSLDTVELVMALEDEFGIEIPDEDAEKITTVQNAIDYANTHQKA from the coding sequence ATGAGCGATATCGAAGCACGTGTCAAAAAAATCATTGCCGAACAACTCGGCGTGGAAGAGTCTCAAGTCACCAACGAAAAGGCCTTCGTGGCTGATCTGGGTGCCGACTCGCTGGACACGGTGGAACTGGTGATGGCACTGGAAGACGAATTCGGCATCGAAATCCCTGACGAAGACGCAGAAAAGATCACCACGGTGCAAAACGCCATCGACTACGCCAACACGCACCAAAAGGCCTAA
- the fabF gene encoding beta-ketoacyl-ACP synthase II translates to MSRRRVVVTGLGCVSPVGNTVQDSWANILAGKSGIDLITKFDTSNFACKIAGEVKGFDLESYISAKDARTMDSFIHFGIAAAQEAVRDAGLPTGEALDEELATRIGCIIGSGIGGLPLIENTHAELTNRGPRRITPFFVPASIINMVAGHVSMRFGFKGPNLSVVTACTTGLHCIGEAARKIEYGDADVIVAGGAEATVSPLGVGGFAAMRALSTRNDDPQTASRPWDKGRDGFVLGEGAGVLVLEEYEHAKARGARIYAEVTGYGMSADAGHMTAPNMDGPRRAMQAALRNAGLNADQVDYLNAHGTSTPLGDLNETNAIKAALGDHARKMVVSSTKSMTGHLLGGAGGIESVFTVLALHEQKVPPTINIFEQDPECDLDYCANTARDMKLNVAVKNNFGFGGTNGTLVFQRV, encoded by the coding sequence ATGAGCCGTCGTCGCGTTGTCGTGACCGGCCTGGGTTGCGTCAGTCCCGTGGGCAACACGGTGCAGGACTCCTGGGCCAATATCCTCGCCGGAAAGTCCGGCATAGACCTCATCACCAAGTTCGACACGTCGAACTTTGCCTGCAAGATTGCCGGCGAGGTCAAGGGTTTTGACCTGGAGTCCTACATCAGCGCCAAGGATGCGCGCACCATGGACAGCTTCATCCATTTCGGCATTGCCGCGGCTCAGGAGGCGGTGCGCGACGCCGGCCTGCCTACCGGAGAGGCACTGGATGAAGAACTGGCCACGCGCATAGGCTGCATCATCGGCTCAGGGATAGGTGGCCTGCCGCTGATCGAGAACACCCACGCGGAGCTGACCAATCGAGGCCCGCGTCGCATCACGCCGTTCTTCGTGCCGGCGTCCATCATCAACATGGTGGCGGGCCATGTGTCCATGCGTTTCGGCTTCAAGGGCCCCAATCTTTCCGTGGTGACGGCCTGCACGACCGGCCTGCACTGCATTGGCGAGGCGGCGCGCAAGATCGAGTATGGCGATGCCGACGTGATCGTGGCCGGTGGCGCCGAGGCCACCGTGTCTCCGCTGGGCGTGGGCGGTTTTGCTGCCATGCGCGCCCTGTCCACGCGCAACGACGATCCGCAGACGGCGTCCCGCCCCTGGGACAAGGGCCGCGACGGCTTCGTGCTCGGCGAGGGCGCGGGCGTGCTCGTGCTCGAGGAATACGAGCATGCCAAGGCACGCGGCGCGCGCATCTACGCCGAGGTCACCGGCTATGGCATGAGCGCCGACGCCGGCCACATGACGGCACCCAACATGGACGGCCCGCGCCGCGCCATGCAGGCGGCGTTGCGCAATGCCGGCCTGAATGCCGACCAGGTGGACTACCTGAATGCCCATGGCACATCCACGCCGCTGGGCGATCTGAACGAAACCAATGCCATCAAGGCCGCGCTGGGCGACCATGCCAGGAAGATGGTGGTGAGCTCCACCAAGTCGATGACCGGCCATCTGCTCGGTGGTGCCGGCGGCATAGAGAGCGTGTTCACCGTGCTCGCGCTGCACGAGCAGAAGGTGCCGCCGACGATCAACATCTTTGAGCAGGATCCGGAGTGCGACCTGGATTACTGCGCCAACACCGCGCGCGACATGAAGCTGAATGTCGCGGTGAAGAACAACTTTGGCTTTGGCGGCACCAACGGCACGCTGGTATTCCAACGCGTCTGA
- the rpoE gene encoding RNA polymerase sigma factor RpoE, whose protein sequence is MTAPSPASQEPADSDLRLVERTVAGDQRAYELLVIKYQRRIERLVGRMVRDVDLIPDITQETFLRAYRALHQFRGEAQFYTWLYRIAVNTAKKALLDIKRDPVITESSLRGGGDEDDETSLLDRELTSDETPETVLAAQEVAAAVNAAMEALPEDLRQAVTLREIEGLSYEEISVAMSCPIGTVRSRIFRAREAISARVKPLLEKQTGKRW, encoded by the coding sequence ATGACCGCACCTTCGCCCGCATCCCAGGAGCCCGCCGACAGCGATCTGCGGCTGGTCGAGCGCACGGTTGCCGGCGACCAGCGTGCCTATGAGTTGCTGGTCATCAAGTACCAGCGCCGCATCGAGCGTCTGGTGGGGCGCATGGTGCGTGACGTGGATCTGATCCCGGACATCACGCAGGAAACCTTTTTGCGTGCCTATCGTGCGCTGCACCAGTTCCGCGGTGAGGCGCAGTTCTACACCTGGCTTTACCGCATTGCAGTGAACACGGCCAAGAAGGCGCTGCTGGACATCAAGCGCGACCCGGTGATCACGGAAAGCAGCCTGCGTGGGGGCGGGGATGAAGACGATGAAACTTCCCTGCTCGATCGTGAACTAACCAGCGATGAAACCCCCGAAACCGTGCTTGCCGCCCAGGAGGTTGCAGCCGCGGTCAACGCCGCCATGGAGGCGTTGCCCGAGGATTTGCGCCAGGCCGTCACACTGCGGGAGATCGAGGGTTTGAGTTACGAGGAAATTTCCGTGGCCATGTCCTGCCCCATAGGCACCGTGCGCTCGCGGATTTTCCGGGCCCGTGAGGCCATATCGGCAAGGGTCAAGCCGCTGCTGGAGAAGCAGACCGGCAAACGGTGGTAG
- a CDS encoding sigma-E factor negative regulatory protein — MNDKDITREHLSALADGELQGEEFARAVAYAGTAEGQSTWRMYHLIGDTLRSPSLAHVTHAADPALVGRLREQLAQEPRPDGVNPAAVATHAAPQGQAEAANASVFRWKLAAGFASIAAVVAVGWNGYLGQSGSAAPQAARLAVVQQPAAEDWPPPFVATAVEPREQQPPVMIRDPRLDELLAAHRQYGNTTALQMPAGFLRNATFEAPRR, encoded by the coding sequence ATGAACGACAAGGACATCACGCGTGAGCATCTGTCGGCCCTGGCCGACGGCGAGTTGCAGGGTGAGGAGTTCGCCCGTGCCGTGGCCTATGCCGGCACGGCAGAAGGCCAGTCCACCTGGCGCATGTATCACCTGATCGGTGACACCCTGCGCAGCCCGTCGCTGGCGCATGTGACGCATGCAGCCGATCCGGCGCTGGTGGGCCGGTTGCGTGAGCAACTGGCGCAGGAACCTCGCCCCGATGGCGTGAACCCGGCCGCGGTGGCGACCCACGCTGCCCCCCAGGGACAAGCTGAGGCGGCCAATGCCTCGGTGTTCCGCTGGAAGCTTGCCGCCGGTTTTGCGTCGATTGCGGCGGTGGTCGCCGTGGGCTGGAATGGCTACCTGGGGCAGTCCGGTAGCGCAGCGCCCCAGGCGGCACGGCTGGCGGTAGTCCAGCAGCCGGCCGCAGAAGACTGGCCCCCGCCGTTTGTGGCTACCGCTGTGGAGCCCCGGGAGCAGCAGCCGCCGGTGATGATCCGCGACCCGCGCCTGGACGAGTTGCTGGCCGCGCACAGGCAGTACGGCAACACCACGGCGTTGCAGATGCCGGCGGGGTTCTTGCGCAACGCCACCTTTGAGGCGCCCAGGCGTTGA
- a CDS encoding DegQ family serine endoprotease, translating into MVAVVGSAGLLVSPAPVHAQSAPPLRGLPDFTELVEQVGPSVVNIRTTEKVSARPSMNGMDEEMLEFFKRFGIPMPKIPRQQGPQRQQPEEQPRGVGSGFILSPDGYVMTNAHVVEGADEVLVTLTDKREFKARIVGADKRTDVAVVKIDATGLPAVRVGDVSRLKAGEWVMAIGSPFGLENTVTAGIVSAKQRDTGDYLPFIQTDVAINPGNSGGPLINMRGEVVGINSQIYSRSGGFMGISFAIPMDEAMRVSEQLRTSGRVSRGRIGVQIESVSKDVAESIGLGKPQGALVRGVEVGSPAEKAGIEAGDIITRYEGKAVDKVADLPRLVGNTKPGTKASITVFRRGAMRDLSITIAEIEPDEKVAAKSADAEGKAKPSTAAQQLGLVVAELTPAQAKELKIKGGVRVVSADDAAARAGLRADDVIVALANTEVRSLKDFEAALAKVDKSKPINVLLRRGEWAQYSLIRPAR; encoded by the coding sequence ATGGTTGCCGTGGTTGGCTCGGCCGGCCTGCTGGTCAGCCCGGCGCCGGTGCATGCCCAGTCGGCGCCGCCCTTGCGCGGCTTGCCTGACTTCACCGAATTGGTGGAACAGGTGGGGCCGTCGGTGGTGAACATCCGCACCACGGAGAAGGTGTCTGCCCGCCCGTCGATGAATGGCATGGATGAGGAGATGCTGGAATTCTTCAAGCGCTTCGGCATTCCCATGCCCAAGATTCCACGCCAGCAGGGGCCGCAACGCCAGCAACCCGAGGAGCAGCCGCGCGGCGTGGGTTCGGGCTTCATCCTCTCGCCCGACGGCTATGTGATGACCAACGCCCATGTGGTCGAGGGGGCCGATGAGGTGCTGGTGACGCTGACCGACAAGCGCGAATTCAAGGCCAGGATCGTCGGCGCCGACAAACGCACCGACGTGGCGGTGGTGAAGATTGACGCCACCGGCCTGCCGGCCGTGCGCGTGGGTGACGTGAGTCGCCTGAAGGCCGGCGAGTGGGTCATGGCCATTGGTTCGCCCTTTGGCCTGGAGAACACGGTCACGGCCGGCATCGTCAGCGCCAAGCAGCGTGACACGGGCGACTACCTGCCCTTCATCCAGACCGATGTGGCCATCAACCCCGGCAACTCCGGTGGCCCGTTGATCAACATGCGCGGCGAGGTCGTCGGCATCAACAGCCAGATCTATTCGCGCTCCGGCGGCTTCATGGGCATCTCGTTCGCGATACCGATGGACGAGGCCATGCGCGTGAGCGAACAGCTGCGCACCAGCGGCCGCGTGAGCCGTGGGCGCATCGGGGTGCAGATCGAATCCGTGTCCAAGGACGTGGCCGAGTCGATAGGCCTGGGCAAGCCACAAGGGGCGTTGGTGCGTGGCGTGGAGGTGGGTTCGCCCGCAGAGAAGGCCGGCATCGAGGCGGGCGACATCATTACCCGCTATGAGGGCAAGGCCGTGGACAAGGTGGCGGATCTGCCGCGCCTGGTGGGCAACACCAAGCCGGGCACCAAGGCCAGCATCACCGTGTTCCGCCGTGGCGCCATGCGGGATCTGTCTATCACCATTGCCGAGATCGAGCCCGATGAGAAGGTAGCCGCCAAATCGGCCGATGCCGAGGGCAAGGCCAAGCCGTCCACGGCGGCACAGCAGCTGGGCCTGGTGGTGGCGGAGCTGACGCCGGCGCAGGCCAAGGAGCTGAAGATCAAGGGCGGCGTGCGCGTGGTCTCGGCCGATGATGCCGCCGCACGTGCCGGCCTGCGCGCCGACGATGTCATCGTGGCCCTGGCCAATACCGAGGTGCGCAGCCTGAAGGATTTCGAAGCCGCGCTGGCCAAGGTGGACAAGAGCAAGCCCATCAACGTGCTGCTGCGTCGTGGCGAATGGGCGCAGTACAGCCTGATCCGCCCCGCGCGTTGA